Proteins encoded in a region of the Magallana gigas chromosome 8, xbMagGiga1.1, whole genome shotgun sequence genome:
- the LOC109617050 gene encoding uncharacterized protein, whose protein sequence is MSTNGAVSSPSGRSFIDEPRAITAIETDMEYTILYGVACLSDTEVWTRGGNNMKMNLYNLRGELVKSIRTKSGNEPRDITVTRSGDLVYTDRDDRTVNIVKNTQIQTVIRLEEWVPRGVCSTSSGDLLVVMDSDDKQTKVVCYSGSTEKQSIQFDDKGQPLYSIGMDKYISENRNLDICVSDRDARAVVVVNQAGKLQFTYTGPPFTTKGSFDPCGITTDSQGRILISDKIKYRIHILDQDGQFLRYIDKCGLDHPWGLCVDTRDNLFVAERPQEIHKDQPVEQFGSLSAETSPLAWSLMDVPRVITSIDTGYEYGVYGVTCLDDTKIWTHSGGDNMMNLYNHQGKQVESIQTKSGNTPTDKAVIRSGDLVYTDYKDRTVNKVKNTQIQTVIRLQGWKPHGVCSTSSGDLLVIMDNDDDKQTKVVCYSGSTEKNSIQYDDKGQPLYSSGYYKYISENRNLDICVSDYDARAVVVVNQAGKLRFTYTGPPSTTKESFNPRGITTDSQGRILTADCDNQSIHILDQDGQFLLYIDNCHLQRPFGLCVDTRDSLFVAELTGIVKKIEYDM, encoded by the exons ATGTCGACCAATGGAGCAGTGTCCTCTCCCTCAGGCAGGTCATTTATTGATGAACCCCGGGCAATCACAGCTATAGAAACAGACATGGAGTATACAATACTATACGGTGTAGCGTGTCTAAGTGATACAGAGGTATGGACACGGGGTGGTAACAACATGAAGATGAACCTCTACAACCTCCGGGGGGAACTAGTTAAGTCCATCCGAACCAAGTCAGGAAACGAACCACGGGACATaacagtgacaaggagtggggatctagtttatactgatagagatgatagaactgtgaacatagtgaagaatacacagatacagacagtgatcagactagaGGAGTGGGTTCCTCgtggtgtctgtagtacctcctctggtgacctcttggttgtcatggacagtgatgataaacaaacaaaagttgtgtgttactctggctccacagagaaacaaagcaTCCAGTTcgatgacaaaggacaacccCTCTATTCAATTGGTATGGATAAATACAttagtgagaacaggaacctagatatctgtgtatCTGACCGTGATgcccgtgcagtagtggtggtcaatcaggccgggaaactccagtttacctacactggtcctccctttactaccaagggatcatttGATCCATGcggtatcacaacagacagccagggccGGATTCTGATATCAGACAAAATCAAgtaccgtatccacatcctggatcaggatgGGCAATTCCTCCGTTACATTGACAAATGTGGTTTAGATCatccatggggtttatgtgtaGACACAAGAGACAACCTGTTTGTGGCTGAAAG GCCTCAAGAAATCCACAAAGATCAGCCTGTtgaacagtttggttctctgtcagcggAGACCTCTCCCCTGGCCTGGTCACTGATGGATGTACCGCGGGTTATCACATCTATAGACACAGGGTATGAGTATGGAGTATATGGTGTGACGTGTCTGGATGATACAAAAATATGGACCCATAGTGGTGGTGACAACATGATGAACCTCTACAACCACCAGGGGAAACAAGTGGAGTCTATCCAAACAAAGTCAGGGAACACTCCAACAGACAAAGCAGTGataaggagtggggatctagtttatactgattacaaagatagaactgtgaacaaagtgaagaatacacagatacagacagtgatcagactacaggggtggaAACCTCatggtgtctgtagtacctcctctggtgacctcctggttatCATGGACAatgatgatgataaacaaacaaaagttgtgtgttactctggctccacagagaagaATAGTATTCAGTAcgatgacaaaggacaacctctctattcctCTGGCTActataaatacatcagtgagaacaggaacctagatatctgtgtgtcagactacgacgcccgtgcagtagtggtggtcaatcaggccgggaaactccggtttacctacactggtcctccctctaccACCAAAGAATCATTTAATCCacgcggcatcacaacagacagccagggtcggatcctgacagcagactgtGACAACCAaagtatccacatcctggatcaggacggacagttcctcctctacattgacaactgtcatttacagcgTCCAtttggtttatgtgtggacaccagagacagtCTCTTTGTGGCTGAGTTAACAGGTATAGTGAAGAAAATTGAATATGACATGTAA